The following are encoded in a window of Frankiales bacterium genomic DNA:
- a CDS encoding GNAT family N-acetyltransferase has translation MQPAEVRPAGADDAAAIARVYGHHVLASFASFEEVPPGADAMEARRSSEPRLPWLVATIEDDVVGFAYAGRHRERAAYRWAVDVSVYLDPSATRRGIGSALYARLLPEVRRLGYLRAYAGIALPNEASVRLHESFGFTPVGVYHRVGWKLGGWRDVGWWELALEDDDLARPPEEPRRWG, from the coding sequence GTGCAGCCCGCCGAGGTGCGCCCAGCCGGGGCCGACGACGCCGCGGCCATCGCCCGCGTGTACGGCCACCACGTGCTCGCCTCGTTCGCCTCCTTCGAGGAGGTGCCGCCCGGCGCCGACGCGATGGAGGCTCGGCGATCGTCCGAGCCGCGGCTGCCGTGGCTCGTGGCCACGATCGAGGACGACGTGGTCGGCTTCGCGTACGCCGGACGGCACCGCGAGCGGGCCGCCTACCGCTGGGCCGTCGACGTCTCGGTGTACCTCGACCCCTCCGCGACGCGTCGCGGCATCGGGTCCGCGCTCTACGCCCGGCTCCTGCCCGAGGTACGGCGGCTCGGCTACCTGCGCGCCTACGCCGGCATCGCCCTGCCGAACGAGGCCAGCGTCCGGCTGCACGAGTCGTTCGGCTTCACGCCGGTCGGGGTCTACCACCGCGTCGGGTGGAAGCTCGGGGGCTGGCGCGACGTCGGGTGGTGGGAGCTCGCGCTGGAGGACGACGACCTCGCGCGGCCGCCGGAGGAACCTCGCCGCTGGGGCTAG
- a CDS encoding ABC transporter permease: MRTSLRIFFIGGMTSYRALFHWLTPWILIPTFVLSPLFQLVFFVFVGRDAGYADDTFYLIGNAVQLASIPCLFAMGNTIGNERYFQTLGLLLASPARRLPLFLGRSLPVIVNGFLVSLVVLVTGALLLRVSMAAAAWPEIVGVLVVTSFSCTGLGLAAAALALRVRETAVLSNIIAGLLIVFCGVNVAVSALPAWMQPISNALPLTHGIEAARDLAAGSSWGQVSGLVVAEAAIGLAWAALGIGLLFYFEVESRRQATLELA; encoded by the coding sequence ATGAGGACGTCGCTGCGCATCTTCTTCATCGGCGGGATGACGAGCTACCGGGCCCTGTTCCACTGGCTCACGCCGTGGATCCTCATCCCCACGTTCGTGCTCTCGCCGCTGTTCCAGCTGGTGTTCTTCGTCTTCGTGGGCCGCGACGCCGGCTACGCCGACGACACCTTCTACCTCATCGGCAACGCCGTGCAGCTCGCGTCGATCCCGTGCCTGTTCGCGATGGGCAACACGATCGGCAACGAGCGCTACTTCCAGACCCTCGGGCTGCTTCTCGCCAGCCCCGCGCGCCGGCTCCCGCTGTTCCTCGGCCGGTCGCTGCCGGTCATCGTCAACGGCTTCCTGGTCTCGCTCGTGGTGCTGGTGACCGGGGCGCTGCTGCTCCGGGTGAGCATGGCTGCGGCGGCGTGGCCCGAGATCGTCGGCGTGCTCGTGGTGACGTCGTTCTCCTGCACCGGCCTCGGGCTCGCCGCCGCCGCCCTCGCGCTGAGGGTGCGCGAGACCGCGGTGCTGTCCAACATCATCGCGGGCCTGCTCATCGTGTTCTGCGGCGTCAACGTCGCGGTGTCGGCGCTGCCGGCGTGGATGCAGCCGATCTCGAACGCGCTGCCGCTGACGCACGGGATCGAGGCGGCCCGCGACCTCGCGGCCGGCTCGTCGTGGGGGCAGGTGTCCGGGCTCGTCGTGGCCGAGGCGGCCATCGGCCTGGCCTGGGCCGCCCTGGGCATCGGCCTGCTCTTCTACTTCGAGGTGGAGAGCCGGCGGCAGGCGACCCTCGAGCTCGCCTAG
- a CDS encoding ABC transporter permease, with translation MRTLRLVGVGWWMQLKNRSRSAFDGLLSILYPLFFAATIFLVYQQNGDPSVLVSAAVGASLMGIWSAVSTTASTTLQGERRQGTLELLVAAPTPFSLVILPATVSMATIGLWSFVVTLLFGRFAFGIPISFDQPVVFVIAALVLAFSLGLVGFLQAVTSVRYRAAWALGSLFEFPVWLVCGFLVPLSSLPSWVAPIAYALPPTWGVSAVRAAAFGGSPWRDIALCLLTGAVYALVGVLIARRLVDSARGNATLALT, from the coding sequence ATGAGGACGCTGCGCCTGGTGGGCGTCGGATGGTGGATGCAGCTGAAGAACCGCAGCCGCTCGGCCTTCGACGGCCTGCTCTCGATCCTCTACCCGCTGTTCTTCGCGGCCACGATCTTCCTCGTCTACCAGCAGAACGGCGACCCCTCGGTGCTCGTCAGCGCCGCGGTCGGGGCGAGCCTCATGGGCATCTGGTCGGCGGTGAGCACCACGGCGTCCACCACCCTCCAGGGCGAGCGCCGTCAGGGCACGCTCGAGCTGCTCGTGGCGGCGCCCACGCCGTTCAGCCTGGTGATCCTCCCGGCGACGGTGAGCATGGCCACGATCGGCCTCTGGAGCTTCGTCGTCACGCTGCTGTTCGGCCGGTTCGCCTTCGGCATCCCCATCTCCTTCGACCAGCCCGTGGTGTTCGTGATCGCGGCGCTCGTGCTCGCGTTCTCGCTGGGGCTCGTGGGCTTCCTCCAGGCGGTCACCTCCGTGCGCTACCGCGCCGCGTGGGCGCTCGGCTCGCTCTTCGAGTTCCCGGTGTGGCTGGTGTGCGGCTTCCTCGTGCCGCTCAGCTCCCTCCCGTCGTGGGTGGCGCCCATCGCCTACGCCCTGCCACCCACCTGGGGGGTCTCGGCCGTGCGGGCCGCGGCGTTCGGCGGGTCGCCGTGGCGCGACATCGCGCTGTGCCTGCTCACCGGTGCCGTCTACGCGCTCGTCGGCGTCCTCATCGCGCGGCGCCTGGTGGACTCCGCGCGCGGCAACGCCACGCTGGCGCTCACGTGA
- a CDS encoding ATP-binding cassette domain-containing protein, translated as MPVIEVEDLTRSYASGRRLGRAPRRVVEAVRGVSFEVERGELFGLLGPNGAGKTTTIKMLITLLLPTSGTARVLGRDVVAEPREVRRRIGYVFGGDKGLYERLSGLDNLRYFAELYGVPPREVRPRIGELLELVGLAGRENERVEGYSRGMRQRLHIARGLLHRPEVLFLDEPSIGIDPVGARELRETVAALVSTGTTVLLTTHYMFEADELCDRIAVIAGGRIIAEGTPAALKSNVADGHVVEIEVYDGIEAAQADAVRALPGVTAVAVEEGAHSQLLVVRTAAAAQVTPAVLASLTGRSLGRVATREPTLEDAYVELVRQA; from the coding sequence GTGCCGGTCATCGAGGTGGAGGACCTCACCCGCAGCTACGCCAGCGGCCGCCGGCTGGGCCGGGCACCGCGGCGGGTGGTGGAGGCGGTGCGCGGTGTCTCCTTCGAGGTCGAGCGCGGCGAGCTGTTCGGGCTGCTGGGTCCCAACGGCGCGGGCAAGACGACCACCATCAAGATGCTCATCACCCTCCTGCTGCCCACCTCCGGCACCGCACGGGTGCTCGGCCGCGACGTGGTCGCCGAGCCGCGCGAGGTTCGCCGTCGCATCGGCTACGTCTTCGGCGGCGACAAGGGCCTCTACGAGCGCCTGTCCGGCCTGGACAACCTGCGGTACTTCGCGGAGCTGTACGGCGTCCCCCCGCGCGAGGTGCGGCCGCGGATCGGCGAGCTGCTCGAGCTCGTGGGCCTGGCGGGCCGGGAGAACGAGCGGGTGGAGGGCTACTCGCGCGGCATGCGGCAGCGCCTGCACATCGCCCGCGGGCTGCTGCACCGCCCGGAGGTGCTGTTCCTCGACGAGCCGAGCATCGGCATCGACCCGGTCGGTGCGCGCGAGCTGCGCGAGACCGTGGCGGCGCTGGTGTCCACCGGCACCACCGTGCTGCTCACGACGCACTACATGTTCGAGGCCGACGAGCTGTGCGACCGCATCGCCGTGATCGCGGGTGGCCGCATCATCGCCGAGGGCACGCCCGCCGCGCTGAAGTCCAACGTCGCCGACGGGCACGTGGTCGAGATCGAGGTGTACGACGGCATCGAGGCGGCGCAGGCCGACGCCGTGCGCGCGCTGCCCGGCGTCACCGCAGTCGCCGTCGAGGAGGGGGCGCACTCGCAGCTGCTCGTCGTGCGCACCGCGGCCGCGGCGCAGGTGACGCCCGCGGTGCTGGCGTCGCTGACGGGGCGCTCGCTGGGCCGCGTCGCCACCCGGGAGCCCACGCTGGAGGACGCGTACGTCGAGCTGGTGCGCCAGGCATGA